The DNA window CCTCCTGACTTATGTTTGAGGGAAACagggaggagtgagtgagtggatggCCTCTTTTGCAGTGTTTCTCTTTGTGAAGGGGCCCTCAAGCCAGGACCCTTCTCTGCCAGCCTCCATGTCCTTTGCTTGAAAAGGGCTCAAGGTAGACACTAAGGGTGCTGtgttggctttttcttttctttggtggGGGAAGGGTGGAAAACTTGGGTTAGGGGTATATAGGGTAATAGTCTTTCAGTGCCTCTCTTGTCATGGGGTTGGGGTAGGAATCCTAGCTTCTCCCTAACCAGCAAACTtcattttcttcatctataaaatggatcaACAAAATTTGACTCTTAGGAGTCATTAGCAGACTTAGGGACTTAGCCCCAGGCCTAGGtctaaaggcaccctattctctcaGGTAATCCCAATGTCACAAAGCAGACAGGCTGGGCAAGAGCAAGGCCTATGGCCAGAGGGGCAGAGGGAACACCTAGCAGAGTCAAGTTGGTCCCAGCAGCTCTGTCCCAGTCATGGTAGGATTGCAGGTAGGTTTCTGCCCAAACTAGTCCGTTTCCCCACGGACTAATGGGCTTTGCCCATTATTGACCTGACATGTGTGCCCATCCCTGCAGCCAAGATTAATAATGAAGGGGCCTCTGGGACCCCTGGACAGTGTAGCAGGGGTTGGGAGCCACACTCCTAGAAGACACAGGGTGATCTGACCCCCTCTAGAACTGCTGCTACCCTCCTGTCTCCAGCATTTAGGGTGTGGAAAGGGCACAGGAAGCATCATGGGAATTTGAATTTCCCCTTCACGTGTCTGCAGGCCTGAGAATGGATGGAGGATGGGTAGTGTATGTGAGAAGTGAGGATGAGGGGGACAGATGGCTGGTAGGGGGTGGTGAGTCAGTGATGGGGGGCTGGCAGGAGTTGGGGGCAGGCACAGTGAGGGGTGCCCTGACCCTTTCCAGTGTGGGGATGACACTGGCCCCTCCACCCCCGCCCAGAGCTATTTCTGGTCTCAGTGTACTGAGCCGTTCTGCCTTGTAACTGTGGTCTGTGACGTGACCACTTCACAGGGACATTGTTGGTATCTGTTGGATCTATGAATTCTGAGATGACCAATGTCCCAACCCCTCTACAGCCTTCTGACCCCAGCCTCTAGGATAGGGGGCCCCAGCTCAGGACCTCCCTGAAAATGTCCCCTTCCAGCCACTAATGGCACAAGAGAAAATCATGTGCTCCCAGTACCTATCCAACAGGCTTGCATCCCGGACCCCAGCACCCTCAGGGCCACTGTTCCTGCCCAGGCCACACAGAAGCCAAGCTTAGTGTGTGGGCTGGACTCTCTTAGAGGTCACCTTCAGGCCGCTCTGTGGCTCctgcccttcccttcccttcctactGGATGGTCTTGTGATAAGAGCAGGACaggccttaaccattcactgcctcagtttcctaatcTGAAAACAGACTGGTAATATTGATCAGAAAACTGATTCTTATGTAGTGCCTGCCACCTCAAGCTTTTTTATCCAGCTAGTCCAATCTCCCAATGACTTTGTAGGGTGTTTCTCTTGGGGCAGGTATGAAGACACTAGGGCACTGAGCTGGTGGTTGATGCTTTGGACTTGTAATACTGACAGCCCTGAACTGTCTCTTGGCCTTGTCAGGTGGGGACAGAGATGTCCCCAGGCTAGGGGAAGGCACAGAGTAGGAGGTGCTGTGAACAGAGGGTCCCTGGGGAAGACACCAAAGATGCCAATCCCACCTCAGCTCTGTGGGCTGCTGAGGTGAGCTGCTGACCTCAGCAGCAGCCTGCTTGCTGGCTCCTGAGCTCCTGTGGTTGCTGGGTGAGTCCCGAAACCTCCCTccgctccccctccttccctcagCACATCCTTCTATCCCCCTTGCCCCCTCCCCTCTGCCCCTGCCCTCCTCTTCCTGGCTCCTCCCatctccttcccctcttctctttcccctcctccctctcctaccCTCCTCCCATCCTTCTTCCCCTTCCGCACTCTCctccctcttctccctctcttctctcctcctcccctctctccccctcctccctccctccaccctcCCTCCTGCAGTGAATGTGAACCTGGGCTTTTTGCTCATAAGACCTGATGGTGCAGGATGAATagtatgtagctcagtagttataTCCCATTCCATCTGGCTGCCTGGGGGGACTCTAGACTAGTATCCAGTCACTGTCCTTCCTGGGAAATTTCGATGCCTTCTGGGCAGGATGGATAGCCCTCTCCCAACCATGTCCTCATACCAGCATGGTTTCTGAACCAGACCTAGGAGCCCCTAGCCATGACCCAGCCCCACCGCCAGAGGGGTCATCCATGAGGAGAGCCCTGGAAGAGACCCCCTGGCAGGTCTGACAAGAATTGACCTGAGAATAGCAAGAGGGGCACCAGTTTGTGCACAGGCTCAGGTGGCCACAGGGCTGGCCTGTCCTTGGGGTGGCTGCAGGGGTCTGAGGGGCAATCCACGTGGTTCCTATGTGTGAAAACTGGAGCCCTTGCAGGGCTGTTTTCTCCCCAGATGTGTCTGGAGTCACACTCACACTGGATGATCCCTGAGAGTTGGGACCTGAATGAGATGATGAGAGTGGCAGGGGTGGCCAGGCTGATCTCCAGGAAGAGGGCAGAACCTCCTGGGAGAATCAATGGTCAGGTTGGGGAGAAAAATAGGAGAGGTGGGCAAGGAGGGGACCGGCCCTGGAGGTCAGGAGCCCTGTAGTTCAGAAGGCTGCAAAGGCCAGGGGGTTGGGCCAGTGAGGCTTTTTGGGGGTAGGGAGGGGTTGCTTTCCAAGGTGGAGAGCAGGAAGAGGTCAGGTGGGGCAGCCGTGGCATAAGGTCAGGGCACACCCTCCCGACTGCCTGGTTGGGTTTTCTGTATTCCCTGGGCCCCCACTGTGAATATGAACCAATGCCGCAAAGTTGGGTTTGATTATCTCATATAAAGATGCCCCCTCATGCTTGCTCAGTGGAGGGGTTGCTATGGAGACCAGCGGGCAGGCCCCAAGGGGGGCCAGGCTGGAGCCAATTACTGTGGCTGCAGCAGAAGAGAGCCCACCCCAGCCGCTGTGCTGACAGCAGGGCCGGTGCGGAGGGCCGACTCTCAGAAGTTGGTTTCCAAAAAGCAGTTGTCTCGGCAGGAATAGAGCCTTGTCTTTGTGCCTGATACCTGCTGCTAGCAGGGCTGAGTGCCACGTGGCCACTCTCCCAGTTGCCTGCCTCCCCTGCGTGGCTCAGTCTGGAGTCAACATGGGCATCTATACCAGTGCACTTGCAGACCACACCTCAGGTCTTGGAGGCCGCAGGACATAGTGCAGTGGTAGCCTAGCTCAGTCATGATGTGAGGGACATGGTCACCATGTATGGTAGGTAGCACAGAGAACTTATCATTATGGCACAGAGAGGTTGGTGGGATGGCACAGTTGGTGATGTGCACAGTCTGTGGCATGGCTTGACTGGTGATATGGCCCAGTCATAGCAGTGAGCCTGACCAGTGAACACTGAGGGCCCCCACCCCAACCAGCCCCAGGTCTTTCTGAATTCCTGGGCTAGGAAATACCGTTTATATAGCACAGTGCCTGCCTGTGACAGCAGGTGAAACACTGTGGGAAGATGCATAAGAAGGAAGCAGGGGTGTCAGTAGTTTAAATAGAACATCAGGCCAAAATGCCTCTCATGCATAGCCAGCCTTGGGAAGGTTACCCAGGGCTTGGGGTTCCTGGGCTTCTGACTTTCTGGACCAACAAATGGCCCCAAACCCAGCAAGGCAGAGTTCAGAAGAGGAGACTCCTGGACAGGCTCCCAGGACCTGGGGACATGTTTAATGACTGTTACACTTAACTGGTTTGCTGGGACTCTGGATTTAGAGCAATGGTTGTACTCTAGGCAGAAGAGGACCCCTGTGGCAGGGGGCCCAGCATAGCATGGAAGGCCCAAAGGTCACAGTCCTGGCTGGTTGAAGCTGGACCATGGCtctctcccttctccctctcGACTCCAACCCCAGCACTTAGCCGGCCTCCTGTCTGCAGAATCTTGCTCTTAGCTAGCTGCCAAGGAAGGTGTTAGCTGTCAACACAGGTGTTAGCTGTCAACGAAGGTGTTAGCTGATAACTCAAGTGTTAGCTGATAAGCTATAACCCTCCCAAGGGGATTCACATTTTAATAGACTCACTCCTGAAGGTGAGGCAGGCTGAAAAAACCTTCAGCATTCAAAGGGGGCAGGGAATCTAATGGTGGGATAATAGACCCTGCTGTTGAGGCCAGGTCGCCCTAGCCCCAGGAGAAGTCACTGAAGGTCCAGGAGTGTCTGTCCCTTCAAGGGAAGAGAGGGTGAAACAGCATGAGCAGGGGGGATTGCTGCTGGGAGGCTGTCCCAGTTGAGTGTGCACCTGGGTTGGAGAGTTGAGGGCAGCTGGGACCATGCAGTGACTGGCTGGGAAGAGTGAACTCCTCCCCTGGGAGGGGATCAAGCAGAGAATGAGGCCAGGGAGGAGGCTGCAGGAAGTGTTCCAAGCCAAGTCAGGAAGTGCTTAAAAGGGAGGATGTGTGGAGGAGGGAGCAGCCTGCTGGGGGCAGGGTACTCTGGGATGGGGACTTTACTCCTTCACCCATGCCCTTCCTATACCCAGACCCCTGTTCCTGTGATAGCAGAGGTGCTACTTGGTAGACTCACTCCATACCCCCTGGAACCCATAGTGGCTGTCATTTGCAGTTTTTTCATTAAATCACAACTCCCCATTGTGAAATGAGGGGGGCTCCCCAGACTCCCAGATGCTAGGATTTATCAAGAGCTACAAGGGCCTAGGCAAGGCATAGGGTTCTGAACCTCAGTGTGCCTCCTTCTGCAGTCTGGGAGGAGGATTTCTGTATAAACTACCCAAACCTCAGGAGCTGACAGACTAGGGATGAGTGTTAGATTGCAGCTCCACTGCCTGAACCCCACTTGCTAGTAGTCCCTGAGCTCAGTCTGGGTGGTCCTACAATGTTTGCCAAGAGCTGGTCTCCTCCTCTCCAGCATGGCCTGCAAGCTGTTAGAGGGCTGGGTGCAGGCAGACCAGGATAATGCTTGGAATATGGGGATGGAGACCAGGCCCAGGGAGACTCTGTTCACTAGAGTCCCAAGAAGGTATATGCAGATGTGAGCAATAGTCCTTCACATAGGTATTTGTTGTGTGACCTAGTAGGCTAACTTTGATAAGTGGGTATTAGTATCTGGACGGGTGTAGTGGGGAGTCTATAGACATGGTTTCCCAGAGTGTATGGTTCCAGGCGCAAGTTATAGCCAAGCATCATCTATGTAATATGAAAGCAAGGATCCCCAAACCTCCAAATTCCAGGCCACATCTCAGACCTGGCCCCAACATGGCCTCCCAGTCCCTTAGGGATCTCTTACCCCTAACCACCCTTTCTTCTACCCACAGGAAGCCGGCTACTGGCATGGGTGCTGTGGCTACAGGCTTGGCAGGTGGCAGCACCATGCCCAGGTGCCTGTGTGTGCTACAATGAGCCCAAAGTGACAACAAGCTGCCCCCAGCAAGGCCTGCAGGCTGTGCCCATTGGCATCCCAGCCTCCAGCCAGCGCATCTTCCTGCATGGCAACCGCATCTCCCATGTGCCGGCTGCTGGTTTCCACGCCTGCCGCAATCTCACCATCCTGTGGCTACACTCCAATGCACTGGCCCGGATTGATGCCACTGCGTTCTCTGGCCTGACCCTCCTGGAGCAACTGGATCTCAGTGACAATGCCCAGCTTCGTACCGTGGACCCTGCCACATTCCAAGGCTTGGGCCGCCTGCACACATTGCACCTGGACCGCTGTGGCTTGCAGGAACTGGGCCCTGGCCTGTTCCGTGGCCTGGCCGCCTTGCAGTACCTCTACCTTCAAGACAATGGGCTGCAGGCACTGCCAGACGATGCCTTCCGTGACCTGGGCAACCTCACGCACCTTTTCCTTCACGGTAACCGCATCCCCAGCGTGCCTGAGCGCGCCTTCCGTGGCCTGCACAGTCTCGACCGTCTCCTCCTGCACCAGAATCGTGTGGCCTATGTGCACCCACACGCCTTCCGTGACCTTGGCCGCCTCATGACACTCTACCTGTTTGCCAACAACCTCTCAATGCTGCCTGCAGAGGCACTGGCACCTCTACGTGCTCTACAGTATTTGCGGCTCAATGACAACCCCTGGGTATGCGACTGCCGGGCACATCCACTCTGGGCCTGGCTGCAGAAGTTCCGAGGTTCCTCATCTGAGGTGCCCTGCAACCTGCCCATGCGCCTGGCTGGCCGTGACCTCAAGCGTCTCGCTGCCAATGACCTAGAGGGCTGTGCTGTGGCAGCCAGGCCATTCCATCCCATCTGGACCAGCGGGGCCACTGATGAGGAGCTGCTG is part of the Callospermophilus lateralis isolate mCalLat2 chromosome 1, mCalLat2.hap1, whole genome shotgun sequence genome and encodes:
- the Rtn4r gene encoding reticulon-4 receptor produces the protein MKRASAGGSRLLAWVLWLQAWQVAAPCPGACVCYNEPKVTTSCPQQGLQAVPIGIPASSQRIFLHGNRISHVPAAGFHACRNLTILWLHSNALARIDATAFSGLTLLEQLDLSDNAQLRTVDPATFQGLGRLHTLHLDRCGLQELGPGLFRGLAALQYLYLQDNGLQALPDDAFRDLGNLTHLFLHGNRIPSVPERAFRGLHSLDRLLLHQNRVAYVHPHAFRDLGRLMTLYLFANNLSMLPAEALAPLRALQYLRLNDNPWVCDCRAHPLWAWLQKFRGSSSEVPCNLPMRLAGRDLKRLAANDLEGCAVAARPFHPIWTSGATDEELLGLPKCCQPDAADKASVLESGRPASAGNALKGRVPPGDSPPGNGSGPRHINDSPFGTLPSSAEPPLTALQPEGSESPGVPTTGPRRRPGCSRKNRTRSQCRLGQAGSGGSGTSDAEGSGALPALACSLVPLGLVLVLWTMFAPC